A stretch of Apis cerana isolate GH-2021 linkage group LG1, AcerK_1.0, whole genome shotgun sequence DNA encodes these proteins:
- the LOC107992751 gene encoding U5 small nuclear ribonucleoprotein TSSC4 isoform X2, which produces MDMDSNIEQSNYFQILKAGRQSQTRRFRGKESIFKRPEGPAPRALNRSIPDFHKNPHKWKKYSLDDVSNDDMTEESNTRAALSFLKELKARRSLEKLKQSEKMDINESDLVNKSQMKIIFKSKKKKISTEIGFKKPENNTNNIDNIPIIIENNDKPVFKNSKLIMPEYVVGQKRKTKVKKEKCVAKVDRSKQLKLDHLEELDEEEN; this is translated from the coding sequence ATGGATATGGATTCAAATATTGaacaatcaaattattttcaaattttaaaagctgGCCGTCAAAGTCAAACAAGAAGATTTCGTGGTAAAGAAAGTATATTTAAGAGACCAGAAGGTCCAGCACCACGTGCTCTTAATAGAAGTATACCAGATTTTCATAAGAATCCtcataaatggaaaaaatatagtttagaTGATGTATCTAATGATGACATGACAGAAGAAAGTAATACAAGAGCTGCATTGTCAtttctaaaagaattaaaagcaaGAAGATCATTGGAAAAACTGAAACAATCAgaaaaaatggatataaatGAATCTGATTTAGTTAACAAAAGTCAaatgaagataatatttaaatccaagaaaaagaaaatatctactgaaattggatttaaaaaacctgaaaataatactaataatatagataatataccaattattattgaaaacaacGATAAGCCAGTCTTTAAGAATAGTAAACTTATTATGCCAGAATATGTTGTTGGTCAGAAAAGAAAGACAAaagttaagaaagaaaaatgtgtaGCGAAGGTAGATAGATCAAAACAACTTAAATTAGATCATCTAGAAGAActtgatgaagaagaaaattaa
- the LOC107992751 gene encoding U5 small nuclear ribonucleoprotein TSSC4 isoform X1, with protein sequence MHTTGNFILHGGDTAFANRQKLLFDKLSDAEQECNKNKIVNEPMDMDSNIEQSNYFQILKAGRQSQTRRFRGKESIFKRPEGPAPRALNRSIPDFHKNPHKWKKYSLDDVSNDDMTEESNTRAALSFLKELKARRSLEKLKQSEKMDINESDLVNKSQMKIIFKSKKKKISTEIGFKKPENNTNNIDNIPIIIENNDKPVFKNSKLIMPEYVVGQKRKTKVKKEKCVAKVDRSKQLKLDHLEELDEEEN encoded by the coding sequence atgcaTACaactggaaattttattttacatggtGGTGATACAGCATTTGCAAAtagacaaaaattattatttgataaattatcagATGCAGAACAAGAatgtaataagaataaaattgttaatgaaCCCATGGATATGGATTCAAATATTGaacaatcaaattattttcaaattttaaaagctgGCCGTCAAAGTCAAACAAGAAGATTTCGTGGTAAAGAAAGTATATTTAAGAGACCAGAAGGTCCAGCACCACGTGCTCTTAATAGAAGTATACCAGATTTTCATAAGAATCCtcataaatggaaaaaatatagtttagaTGATGTATCTAATGATGACATGACAGAAGAAAGTAATACAAGAGCTGCATTGTCAtttctaaaagaattaaaagcaaGAAGATCATTGGAAAAACTGAAACAATCAgaaaaaatggatataaatGAATCTGATTTAGTTAACAAAAGTCAaatgaagataatatttaaatccaagaaaaagaaaatatctactgaaattggatttaaaaaacctgaaaataatactaataatatagataatataccaattattattgaaaacaacGATAAGCCAGTCTTTAAGAATAGTAAACTTATTATGCCAGAATATGTTGTTGGTCAGAAAAGAAAGACAAaagttaagaaagaaaaatgtgtaGCGAAGGTAGATAGATCAAAACAACTTAAATTAGATCATCTAGAAGAActtgatgaagaagaaaattaa
- the LOC107992815 gene encoding uncharacterized protein LOC107992815 isoform X2, whose translation MQNPRIDFMHLKIVSVMLKGDSFMMCIISMTIAYNNGDSSRCIEFERSRQKIREGIRNRIYSRTIILPVIARHSSKEIAILRNSTKDMSQVPLIAAEETSTTESPTCNMVILEAGLPGDTWRYCVERERLAERSEWFRAMLVGPLAPAPSDPPPLLKLQHVEKRAFDYLLRYLLDEPINFQSVSTARATLDAAHQYLCPELARLAVQYLERNLNSNTVLEIYQGLSLYANHITSGLNRSSNLPTAPPAPGDDAGEIAAVCTRLLTACLNVIDSEPEAVFDQEHFEELNSAEVEELACRDSLRLANESTLFHALDRWAASECRRNGVEPSASNKRSALSDDVWYSVRYPLMTDREFIEGPMASGILSSEESAYIVARILGHTRNDENEELRNSIGGPLPRLTSTPRVGVRTYEDQSCRMSKPGKKECQDNRKNRRKECATQGQRTCARIGNCLVRVLACIFD comes from the exons ATGCAAAATCCAAGAATCGATTTtatgcatttaaaaattgtatcggtAATGTTAAAGGGTGACAGTTTTATGATGTGCATTATCAGTATGACTATCGCTTACAATAATG gcgACAGCTCACGATGCATCGAGTTTGAAAGGTCGCGACAAAAGATTCGGGAGGGTATACGGAATCGAATTTACTCGAGGACCATAATACTCCCTGTAATCGCGCGCCACTCTTCGAAAGAAATCGCGATCCTTCGAAACTCGACGAAAGACATGTCTCAAGTTCCTCTTATCGCCGCCGAAGAAACTTCAACAACGGAATCCCCAACTTGTAATATGGTGATTCTCGag GCCGGTCTACCTGGAGACACATGGAGATACTGCGTAGAAAGGGAACGGCTAGCTGAAAGATCAGAATGGTTTCGCGCGATGCTCGTTGGTCCTCTCGCACCTGCACCCAGCGATCCTCCGCCTCTTTTGAAACTTCAACACGTGGAAAAAAGAGCCTTCGATTATCTGCTCAG ATATCTTCTCGACGAGccgatcaattttcaatctgTATCCACTGCTAGAGCAACCCTCGATGCGGCTCATCAATATCTTTGTCCAGAATTGGCACGACTTGCTGTTCAATATCTCGAAAGAAATCTGAACTCGAACACTGTGCTCGAAATCTATCAAGGTCTTAGTCTTTATGCGAACCACATAACCTCTGGTCTCAATCGATCGTCGAATTTACCCACAGCTCCTCCGGCACCTGGAGACGATGCTGGTGAAAtag CCGCAGTCTGTACGCGACTTCTGACCGCTTGTTTGAACGTGATCGACTCGGAACCAGAGGCGGTCTTCGACCAGGAACATTTTGAGGAATTGAACTCCGCCGAGGTCGAAGAATTGGCATGTCGTGACAGCTTGAGATTGGCCAACGAATCCACGCTGTTTCACGCTTTGGACAGGTGGGCAGCGTCTGAGTGCAGAAGAAACGGTGTCGAGCCATCGGCTAGCAATAAAAGATCCGCTTTGTCCGATGATGTATGGTACAGCGTTCGGTATCCTCTTATGACTGACAGAGAATTCATCGAAGGCCCTATGGCAAGTGGAATCCTCTCGAGCGAGGAGTCGGCTTATATCGTGGCTAGAATTTTGGGACATACGAGAAATGACGAGAATGAAGAG ctcAGAAATTCGATCGGTGGACCATTACCCAGGTTAACCAGCACGCCAAGAGTCGGTGTTAGGACGTACGAGGATCAAAGCTGCAGAATGTCAAAACCAGGAAAGAAAGAATGCCAGGACAAtcgaaaaaatagaagaaaggaATGTGCAACTCAAGGCCAGAGAACTTGTGCGAGAATTGGTAATTGTCTCGTACGAGTTCTCGCGTGTATTTTCGATTGA
- the LOC107992815 gene encoding BTB/POZ domain-containing protein 6-B isoform X3, producing the protein MEMGGDSSRCIEFERSRQKIREGIRNRIYSRTIILPVIARHSSKEIAILRNSTKDMSQVPLIAAEETSTTESPTCNMVILEAGLPGDTWRYCVERERLAERSEWFRAMLVGPLAPAPSDPPPLLKLQHVEKRAFDYLLRYLLDEPINFQSVSTARATLDAAHQYLCPELARLAVQYLERNLNSNTVLEIYQGLSLYANHITSGLNRSSNLPTAPPAPGDDAGEIAAVCTRLLTACLNVIDSEPEAVFDQEHFEELNSAEVEELACRDSLRLANESTLFHALDRWAASECRRNGVEPSASNKRSALSDDVWYSVRYPLMTDREFIEGPMASGILSSEESAYIVARILGHTRNDENEELRNSIGGPLPRLTSTPRVGVRTYEDQSCRMSKPGKKECQDNRKNRRKECATQGQRTCARIGNCLVRVLACIFD; encoded by the exons gcgACAGCTCACGATGCATCGAGTTTGAAAGGTCGCGACAAAAGATTCGGGAGGGTATACGGAATCGAATTTACTCGAGGACCATAATACTCCCTGTAATCGCGCGCCACTCTTCGAAAGAAATCGCGATCCTTCGAAACTCGACGAAAGACATGTCTCAAGTTCCTCTTATCGCCGCCGAAGAAACTTCAACAACGGAATCCCCAACTTGTAATATGGTGATTCTCGag GCCGGTCTACCTGGAGACACATGGAGATACTGCGTAGAAAGGGAACGGCTAGCTGAAAGATCAGAATGGTTTCGCGCGATGCTCGTTGGTCCTCTCGCACCTGCACCCAGCGATCCTCCGCCTCTTTTGAAACTTCAACACGTGGAAAAAAGAGCCTTCGATTATCTGCTCAG ATATCTTCTCGACGAGccgatcaattttcaatctgTATCCACTGCTAGAGCAACCCTCGATGCGGCTCATCAATATCTTTGTCCAGAATTGGCACGACTTGCTGTTCAATATCTCGAAAGAAATCTGAACTCGAACACTGTGCTCGAAATCTATCAAGGTCTTAGTCTTTATGCGAACCACATAACCTCTGGTCTCAATCGATCGTCGAATTTACCCACAGCTCCTCCGGCACCTGGAGACGATGCTGGTGAAAtag CCGCAGTCTGTACGCGACTTCTGACCGCTTGTTTGAACGTGATCGACTCGGAACCAGAGGCGGTCTTCGACCAGGAACATTTTGAGGAATTGAACTCCGCCGAGGTCGAAGAATTGGCATGTCGTGACAGCTTGAGATTGGCCAACGAATCCACGCTGTTTCACGCTTTGGACAGGTGGGCAGCGTCTGAGTGCAGAAGAAACGGTGTCGAGCCATCGGCTAGCAATAAAAGATCCGCTTTGTCCGATGATGTATGGTACAGCGTTCGGTATCCTCTTATGACTGACAGAGAATTCATCGAAGGCCCTATGGCAAGTGGAATCCTCTCGAGCGAGGAGTCGGCTTATATCGTGGCTAGAATTTTGGGACATACGAGAAATGACGAGAATGAAGAG ctcAGAAATTCGATCGGTGGACCATTACCCAGGTTAACCAGCACGCCAAGAGTCGGTGTTAGGACGTACGAGGATCAAAGCTGCAGAATGTCAAAACCAGGAAAGAAAGAATGCCAGGACAAtcgaaaaaatagaagaaaggaATGTGCAACTCAAGGCCAGAGAACTTGTGCGAGAATTGGTAATTGTCTCGTACGAGTTCTCGCGTGTATTTTCGATTGA